Proteins from a genomic interval of Natrinema sp. CBA1119:
- a CDS encoding tyrosine-type recombinase/integrase, with translation MPGMTYNPLGLSGQRDENGTFRAAPDSQYIRFRETAKDGDVLDELIGLTLTSTGIRAAAMAHMKPSWWRNGPNERPHLQIPYGEICELGSGNGSGGDTSREGVPCFHCRNRADKRWAPAGADFTPKSEAGVRPIPVRDDDTIHILNSYFDLYENVTSQGTITNRVKGIADRAGFERRVVAHDLRDTYGTLLAKKDFGPHKIKTLMGHANLEEAIKYIKLAGEDVQDEYDDKW, from the coding sequence ATGCCAGGAATGACCTACAACCCGCTCGGCCTCTCGGGCCAGCGGGACGAGAACGGTACGTTCAGAGCAGCACCGGACTCACAGTATATCCGGTTCCGTGAGACCGCGAAGGACGGCGATGTCCTTGATGAACTCATCGGCCTGACACTCACCTCGACCGGTATCCGAGCAGCAGCGATGGCTCACATGAAGCCGTCGTGGTGGCGTAACGGACCGAACGAGCGACCGCACCTTCAGATCCCCTACGGGGAGATATGCGAGCTCGGTTCGGGCAACGGGAGCGGCGGAGACACAAGCCGGGAAGGCGTCCCGTGTTTCCATTGCCGGAACCGGGCAGACAAACGGTGGGCCCCCGCCGGTGCGGATTTCACGCCGAAGTCCGAGGCAGGTGTCCGACCGATTCCGGTTCGGGATGACGACACGATCCACATCTTGAACAGTTACTTCGACCTCTACGAGAACGTCACGTCGCAAGGGACGATCACTAATCGAGTGAAAGGCATTGCCGACCGGGCGGGTTTCGAGCGACGGGTAGTTGCGCACGATCTCCGCGACACGTACGGTACGCTGCTGGCGAAGAAAGACTTCGGACCCCACAAGATCAAGACCCTGATGGGGCACGCGAACCTCGAAGAGGCGATCAAGTACATCAAACTCGCTGGAGAAGACGTGCAAGACGAATATGATGATAAGTGGTGA